In a genomic window of Jeotgalibacillus aurantiacus:
- a CDS encoding acetoin utilization protein AcuC: protein MAKSANESTVKRDSVFIYSDDLLNYRFSADHPFNQKRLQLTLDLLKDSGFINDEDIIPPRSATDEELALVHDPAYIKAVQLAGRGELSKDKAENFGLGTEDTPVFKNMHEASARLVGGTLTAVDEVMENRYQHALSLGGGLHHGFRGKASGFCIYNDSSVAIRYMQQKYNARVLYIDTDAHHGDGVQWSFYDDPSSCTLSIHETGRYLFPGTGAVNERGHGKGYGYSFNIPLDAFTEDDSFIEAYEKSFRKVIEFFKPDIILTQNGADAHCLDPLTHLSSTIRTYEEIPRIAHELAHEYCDGRWIAVGGGGYDIWRVVPRAWSRIWMEMTGAVPESDNIPQSWLDKWQGESPVPLMKTWSDPDGICQEIPRRREISEKNRQTVEKALYPILKIKNKS from the coding sequence TTCAGCAGATCATCCATTCAATCAGAAAAGACTCCAGCTGACATTGGATTTATTGAAGGATTCCGGTTTTATCAATGATGAGGACATCATCCCTCCACGATCAGCAACAGATGAAGAGCTGGCCCTTGTGCATGACCCGGCGTATATAAAAGCTGTGCAGCTTGCCGGACGTGGGGAACTTTCAAAAGATAAAGCTGAAAATTTCGGGCTGGGAACAGAAGATACACCTGTATTTAAAAATATGCACGAAGCCAGCGCAAGACTGGTTGGAGGCACACTGACAGCTGTTGATGAAGTGATGGAAAACCGTTATCAGCATGCATTGAGCCTTGGCGGCGGGCTGCATCATGGTTTCAGAGGAAAAGCGTCAGGATTTTGTATATATAACGACAGCTCTGTTGCCATCCGCTACATGCAGCAGAAGTACAATGCCCGTGTGCTGTATATTGACACAGATGCGCATCATGGTGATGGGGTTCAATGGTCGTTCTATGACGATCCATCCTCCTGCACCCTTTCCATACACGAAACCGGCAGATATTTATTTCCCGGTACCGGCGCTGTAAATGAAAGAGGTCACGGGAAGGGTTATGGATATTCTTTTAATATCCCGCTGGACGCTTTTACGGAGGATGATTCTTTTATAGAGGCTTATGAAAAGTCGTTCAGGAAAGTCATTGAATTTTTCAAACCTGACATCATCCTGACTCAAAACGGGGCAGATGCACATTGTCTGGACCCACTGACTCACCTGTCCTCAACCATCCGCACCTATGAGGAAATTCCAAGAATTGCCCATGAACTGGCACATGAATATTGCGACGGAAGATGGATTGCCGTTGGCGGTGGCGGTTATGACATCTGGCGGGTTGTTCCTCGCGCATGGTCAAGAATCTGGATGGAAATGACGGGAGCTGTTCCGGAAAGTGACAACATTCCACAATCCTGGCTTGATAAATGGCAGGGCGAATCACCGGTTCCACTGATGAAAACGTGGAGTGATCCTGATGGAATCTGCCAGGAGATCCCGAGAAGAAGAGAAATTTCAGAGAAAAACAGACAAACAGTAGAAAAAGCACTCTATCCTATCTTAAAAATAAAAAACAAGAGCTGA